In the Desulfitobacterium hafniense DCB-2 genome, ATGGCTCCTAAAGTCGGAGCTATATCGACCATTTCGAGGGGACCCAAGGGGTGATTCTTTTTTATTCCGGGACCTGAGGCGATAAAATTGCAGCGATAGCCTTCCCGATCCGGCAAGTAACCATGAGTGGCATACTTTTTGTTCATAGCCTCTAAATCCAGAAGAACCGGCGCCTCAAGCCTGTCATCAAAGCAGTATCCCCTCCTGGCCTCCACCATAGTGGTTATGGATGGCTCCACATGCAGATCCTCCAGCTCATTTCTGAGAAGAATTTTCTCAATGCCATACTGTTCTGCTTTTAAGGCCTTTTCTAATACTGCCAGGGCCAGGGCTTCAGCCTCCTGATCCCCTTCTTTAATATGGAGGTAAGCCCCTCCCCCTGCGCTCTGCAGATAAGCCCGCCACTGCATTTTGCCTCCTTCTTCGGAGATCAGCCCCTGTTCCAGCAAGAGACGGTTGAGGCGGACTTTATAGCAGACATCCAATTGACCATGATCCCCGATCACCATCATCACTGTATTATCCTGAATACCGGCTTCCTCCACTGCCCGGCGGATGCCGCCCAGTCTCCCATCCATACGGATGATGGCCTCCCTTACTTCCTTGCTGTCCGTCCCGTATCTATGCTTGGCATCATCCAGCTCTATGAGGTGCACCAGCAGCAGATTGGGGGTTTTTCTCCTGATGGTATCCACAGCACACCGGGTTGTAAAGTCATCCAAATAGGGCTGTTCTACCCCCCGGCGACAGCGTCCATGGCGCAACTCCATACCTATACAGAACAAGGGGCTGCCATTCTTCAACACCTTAACAGCCTGATTTTCCCCGCGAACAGCGTGTACTTCAGGCATATTATACTTGAGAGAGGATTTCCCCGAAACAGGCCATAAAAGTCCGGCTGCCGTCAGGTTATGCTCCTTCACGGCATCGTAAATCGTCGGGACTTTAATGGCATCCCGAAACCAGAACCACTCCTGATCCTTCTCCGGAATAAAGGGCTGAAAGGGGTTATTGTGAAAGATACCGTGTTTATCAGGATAAACACCGGTCACCATGGTGGTATGTACGGTGTAGGTCAGGGTTGGGTAGACACTTTTCAGCTTTGTGCTGTAGGCACCGTTTTGAAGCAGCTTTTCAAGGTTAGGCAGAGATTGGGCCAGCTCCCAATTCCCTTCGGAAAAAGCGTCATAAGAGATGACGATGACATGCATTGTATCACCCTTTTTTCATTAAGCTGTTCCTCTTCTTTGGGTCCAGTCTAACGGAAAGTTGCCCAAAATGCAAAGGACCTCCTGCTCAGGTCTATCCAAAAGCAGGAGGTCTTGCCCGTCATAACCGCTGTTTTCCTTGATGTACAAGAATTTTGCCTGTAAACAAACGATAAGACAGGGGTTTATATTCCATGCTTAAGGCTTGGGAGCGGCAGATATTAAGGCACCTTCGGCAGCCGACACATTTCAGAGGTTCATAGATCAGGGTTAACTGTTTACCCTTTTCCTTGTTCGTTAAAGCTCCCTGAGGGCAAACCGCCGCGCATTCGCCACATTCTCTGCACCCTTCACTTACCTCCAAGGCCGGCAGGGGGAGTGCTCCAATGGCAGACTTTCGGGATAGCCAAACTTCCCTCAGGAATTGCCGTGCCTTGGGAATAGGATAGGCTTCATCGGAAGTGATCCCCGGCAGCATGGCTTCAAGTTTTTCACGGCCGATGTCCCGCCAGC is a window encoding:
- a CDS encoding alkaline phosphatase family protein, encoding MHVIVISYDAFSEGNWELAQSLPNLEKLLQNGAYSTKLKSVYPTLTYTVHTTMVTGVYPDKHGIFHNNPFQPFIPEKDQEWFWFRDAIKVPTIYDAVKEHNLTAAGLLWPVSGKSSLKYNMPEVHAVRGENQAVKVLKNGSPLFCIGMELRHGRCRRGVEQPYLDDFTTRCAVDTIRRKTPNLLLVHLIELDDAKHRYGTDSKEVREAIIRMDGRLGGIRRAVEEAGIQDNTVMMVIGDHGQLDVCYKVRLNRLLLEQGLISEEGGKMQWRAYLQSAGGGAYLHIKEGDQEAEALALAVLEKALKAEQYGIEKILLRNELEDLHVEPSITTMVEARRGYCFDDRLEAPVLLDLEAMNKKYATHGYLPDREGYRCNFIASGPGIKKNHPLGPLEMVDIAPTLGAMLGVDFTHGDGRVLREIFS